In Nostoc sp. UHCC 0926, a single genomic region encodes these proteins:
- a CDS encoding Npun_F0813 family protein, with translation MFILKRQDVEISSIQHPKRDQQVPILNYQGQTFRLISVFKASQEEEARALWRELTDNRGKACVLLEEPERFSVWGKIRLEHLGNDTGGHSKTGILIQASILLLQGVSIDIEEFLGARQAALFEKDIAEVLQQKQFPQASSLEAVKYLVSTNPLPTGKIPNWQENHVVILLEELHRLGKAYFGNANFTKQVIYKLEDMPEGERSLFISWLNQSPLGKLWQ, from the coding sequence ATGTTTATTCTCAAACGGCAGGATGTTGAAATCTCAAGCATTCAGCACCCAAAACGGGATCAGCAGGTGCCGATCCTCAATTATCAAGGGCAGACTTTTCGCTTGATTAGTGTTTTCAAAGCTAGTCAAGAAGAAGAAGCTAGAGCCTTATGGAGAGAATTAACGGATAATCGGGGTAAAGCCTGTGTTTTGCTGGAGGAACCGGAACGCTTTAGCGTCTGGGGTAAAATCCGTTTAGAGCATCTGGGTAATGACACAGGTGGTCATAGTAAAACGGGGATTTTAATCCAAGCCAGTATTTTGCTGTTGCAAGGTGTTTCTATCGACATTGAAGAGTTTTTAGGTGCTAGGCAAGCTGCATTATTTGAGAAAGATATTGCGGAGGTATTACAGCAGAAACAATTTCCCCAAGCATCTTCCCTAGAAGCAGTTAAATATTTGGTATCTACGAATCCTTTGCCGACAGGCAAAATACCTAATTGGCAAGAAAATCATGTAGTTATCCTGTTGGAAGAACTGCATCGACTAGGAAAGGCGTATTTTGGCAACGCTAATTTTACCAAACAAGTGATTTATAAGTTAGAAGATATGCCAGAAGGTGAGCGATCGCTGTTTATCAGTTGGCTAAATCAATCGCCACTAGGTAAACTATGGCAGTAG
- a CDS encoding YlqD family protein, which yields MDVSKSNLLLKRVVNVKVIVTPLWKEEVQQQLQTQINQLDQQLQQLDVEGQRAIAAIQKQSLQPPGPQTLQQIDNIQLQVNQKKSEFLEQKNQLLQNLQQVQFLQQDQEVNQFQMEGFFRVETGDNLISKMQVEIVLRDGVVEEIRGDI from the coding sequence ATGGATGTCTCCAAATCTAATTTGCTCCTAAAACGCGTTGTTAACGTCAAAGTCATTGTTACTCCTCTCTGGAAAGAGGAAGTACAACAGCAGCTGCAAACGCAGATCAATCAACTTGACCAGCAACTGCAACAGCTAGACGTTGAAGGACAAAGAGCGATCGCTGCAATTCAAAAGCAGAGTCTGCAACCACCTGGCCCCCAGACCCTCCAACAAATTGACAATATCCAACTCCAAGTCAATCAAAAGAAAAGTGAATTTCTAGAGCAGAAAAATCAGTTGCTACAAAATCTCCAGCAAGTGCAGTTTCTCCAGCAAGATCAGGAAGTCAACCAATTCCAAATGGAAGGCTTTTTCCGGGTAGAGACGGGAGATAACCTGATTAGCAAAATGCAGGTCGAAATTGTTCTGCGTGATGGCGTTGTAGAAGAAATTCGCGGCGACATTTAG
- a CDS encoding CVNH domain-containing protein, with amino-acid sequence MSYLAKLSQSPRLMTLAACGAIMATIPINRAFAAPTDPSSYPASCQNIRVVGATLTASCRRINGTYKSTSILIRGIFNGNGILLYSSNPRSASTYQNSCRRIGVAGATLTASCRRINGTYKSTSILIKGIYNNNGVLRYS; translated from the coding sequence ATGTCTTATCTCGCAAAGCTAAGTCAGTCACCACGTTTAATGACTCTTGCTGCTTGTGGTGCAATCATGGCTACAATTCCTATTAATCGTGCTTTTGCAGCACCCACCGATCCTAGTAGTTATCCAGCTTCCTGTCAGAACATTCGTGTTGTTGGAGCTACCTTAACGGCAAGTTGCCGCAGAATTAATGGCACATATAAATCAACATCAATCCTGATTCGGGGAATATTCAATGGTAATGGAATTTTGCTTTATAGTAGTAATCCCAGATCCGCTAGTACTTATCAAAATTCTTGTCGGAGGATTGGTGTTGCTGGAGCTACCTTAACGGCAAGTTGTCGCAGAATTAATGGCACATACAAATCAACATCAATTCTGATTAAGGGAATATACAATAATAATGGAGTTTTGCGTTATTCATAG
- a CDS encoding MFS transporter, protein MEKQISSNALTKVQVLIMAIASGVCVANVYYNQPILKDIASSFQVSEGEAGSISVLTQVGYGLGIFFLIPLGDKINKKKLILCLLGCLFCLLIGMTFSQNIVEVWILSIAIGIATVSAQIILPLAASIDRVTTGQTVGNIFTGILIGVLGARVFSGYIAEWLSWRYVYGFSAVMILIVIVLLNIYLPNVENKFNGYYLELLSSTIQQFKRFSLLREASLISGLLFGVFCSFWTTLTFHLSGPPFNFQSDTIGMYGFVAIAGALMAPVFGKLADQGNSQRSLTIAVSLVIASLVIAKIASNSALAIAVAVLLLDVGVQATQVTNVARIYTLDAQSNSRINTVYMTTYFIGGSIGTTIGLFCWYLGGWNLATWQMLVFTLLAFFIIVRPKITTARTNK, encoded by the coding sequence ATGGAAAAACAAATTTCAAGTAACGCATTAACTAAAGTCCAGGTACTGATTATGGCGATCGCATCTGGTGTCTGTGTTGCTAACGTTTATTATAATCAGCCAATTCTCAAAGATATTGCATCATCTTTTCAAGTCAGTGAAGGCGAAGCGGGTAGCATCTCTGTGCTTACGCAAGTTGGTTACGGTTTGGGGATTTTCTTTTTAATCCCCTTGGGCGATAAAATAAACAAGAAAAAATTAATTCTTTGCTTACTGGGATGTTTGTTCTGTTTGTTGATAGGCATGACGTTTTCACAAAACATCGTCGAAGTTTGGATATTGAGCATAGCAATTGGGATTGCAACAGTTTCCGCTCAGATTATTCTTCCTTTAGCAGCAAGTATAGATAGAGTAACTACAGGTCAAACTGTAGGCAATATTTTTACTGGTATATTGATTGGGGTTTTAGGAGCAAGGGTTTTTAGTGGCTATATTGCTGAATGGTTGAGTTGGCGTTATGTATATGGATTTTCGGCAGTAATGATTTTAATTGTTATTGTTTTACTAAATATATATTTGCCTAATGTCGAAAATAAATTTAATGGTTATTATTTGGAATTATTAAGCTCAACTATTCAACAATTCAAACGTTTTTCACTATTAAGAGAAGCGTCTTTAATTAGCGGGTTATTATTTGGTGTCTTTTGCTCATTTTGGACAACGTTAACTTTCCATTTAAGCGGGCCGCCTTTTAATTTTCAATCTGACACAATTGGGATGTATGGCTTTGTAGCGATCGCAGGTGCATTGATGGCACCTGTTTTTGGTAAACTAGCTGATCAAGGTAACTCCCAACGTTCCTTGACTATTGCTGTATCGCTGGTGATTGCAAGTTTAGTAATTGCTAAAATTGCTTCTAATTCTGCACTAGCGATCGCTGTTGCTGTATTGTTACTAGATGTAGGTGTACAGGCAACCCAAGTCACCAATGTCGCAAGGATATACACTCTTGATGCTCAATCTAATAGTCGCATCAACACAGTTTATATGACTACCTATTTTATCGGCGGTTCTATAGGTACTACCATTGGTCTATTCTGCTGGTATCTTGGTGGCTGGAATTTGGCGACTTGGCAAATGTTAGTTTTTACTTTGCTTGCATTTTTTATTATTGTCAGACCTAAAATAACTACAGCAAGAACAAATAAATAA
- the sir gene encoding sulfite reductase, ferredoxin dependent, with protein sequence MVKSAPSPITSRKPSKLEGIKENSNFLREPVATEILEDTTHFTENAVQLLKYHGSYQQDNRDNRTKGQEKDYQFMLRTKNPGGLVPQQLYLALDKLADEYGNHTLRVTTRQGFQMHGILKKNLKTAIATIVKNLGTTLGACGDINRNVMAPPAPFKNRPEYQYAWEYAQNIADLLSAQTGAYYEIWLDGEKAISAEENPEVKAARQRNGNGTIIHDNEEPIYGTHYMPRKFKICVTVPGDNSVDLYSQDLTLVVITNKKKQLEGFNIFAGGGLGRTHGKEETFARLADPIGYVAKDDVYDIVKAIVATQRDYGDRTDRRHARLKYLINDWGVDKFRTQVEEYFGKPVEAFKPLPEFKYHDFLGWNEQGDGKLFLGISIDNGRIKDEGSFQLKTALREIVEQLNLSIRLTPNHNLIFYDIEPDSKEAIQEILNSHGVVSDPDKIEPLERYAMACPALPTCGLAITESERAIPGILERIRTLLDKIGLQNEHFVVRMTGCPNGCARPYLAELGFVGSAPESYQLWLGGSPNQTRLAQPYTEKLHHNDLETFLEPIFVYFKKSRKSKESFGDFCDRVGFDAIREFTATYDPLSANGANKSRHRVNLKEEVYSKLKEVAQSQDKPMTQLVTEALEAYFQNLS encoded by the coding sequence ATGGTTAAATCTGCGCCTTCCCCCATCACTAGCCGTAAGCCTTCCAAACTAGAAGGAATCAAGGAAAATAGTAATTTTTTGCGTGAACCTGTAGCAACTGAGATCCTTGAAGATACTACCCATTTTACCGAAAATGCGGTGCAGCTTTTGAAGTATCACGGTTCTTACCAGCAGGATAACCGCGACAACCGTACTAAGGGACAGGAAAAAGATTACCAGTTTATGCTGCGGACAAAAAATCCGGGTGGTTTAGTACCACAGCAGCTGTATCTGGCTTTAGATAAACTAGCTGATGAGTATGGCAACCACACCTTACGAGTAACTACCCGTCAAGGTTTCCAAATGCACGGAATTTTAAAGAAGAATCTTAAGACAGCAATTGCCACAATTGTCAAGAACCTGGGTACGACTTTGGGAGCTTGCGGCGATATCAACCGCAACGTGATGGCACCACCAGCCCCCTTTAAAAATCGCCCAGAGTATCAGTATGCTTGGGAGTATGCCCAGAATATTGCTGACTTGCTTTCAGCGCAAACAGGTGCTTATTACGAAATTTGGTTGGATGGGGAAAAAGCAATTAGTGCTGAAGAAAACCCAGAGGTGAAGGCGGCGCGACAGCGCAATGGTAATGGCACAATTATTCATGACAACGAAGAACCAATTTATGGCACTCACTATATGCCCCGCAAGTTTAAAATTTGCGTGACAGTGCCAGGGGATAATTCGGTTGATTTGTATTCTCAAGACCTGACCTTGGTAGTAATTACCAATAAGAAGAAACAATTAGAAGGATTTAATATTTTTGCTGGTGGTGGCTTAGGTAGAACACACGGTAAAGAAGAAACTTTCGCTAGGTTAGCAGATCCCATCGGTTATGTAGCCAAAGATGACGTTTACGATATAGTGAAAGCGATTGTTGCTACCCAGAGAGATTATGGCGATCGCACTGATCGTCGTCATGCCAGATTAAAATATCTAATCAACGATTGGGGTGTAGATAAATTCCGTACCCAAGTTGAAGAATATTTCGGTAAACCAGTTGAAGCCTTCAAACCACTGCCAGAGTTTAAATATCACGACTTCCTCGGCTGGAATGAACAAGGTGATGGCAAGCTATTTTTAGGAATTTCCATTGACAATGGTCGAATCAAGGATGAAGGTTCGTTTCAACTAAAAACCGCCTTGCGGGAAATTGTCGAGCAGTTAAACTTGTCCATCCGCCTGACGCCCAACCATAACCTGATTTTTTACGATATCGAACCAGATAGCAAAGAAGCCATTCAAGAAATTCTCAATAGTCACGGTGTCGTTTCTGATCCTGATAAAATCGAACCTTTAGAGCGGTATGCAATGGCTTGTCCTGCTTTGCCCACTTGCGGCTTGGCAATCACGGAATCAGAACGGGCAATACCAGGGATTTTGGAGCGGATTCGCACTCTATTGGATAAAATAGGTTTACAAAATGAGCATTTTGTGGTAAGGATGACAGGGTGCCCTAACGGCTGCGCTCGTCCCTACTTAGCAGAATTGGGCTTTGTCGGTAGCGCTCCAGAATCTTACCAATTATGGTTAGGGGGTTCGCCAAATCAGACTCGACTCGCGCAACCTTACACAGAAAAGCTGCACCATAATGACTTGGAAACCTTCCTAGAGCCGATTTTTGTTTACTTTAAGAAATCTCGAAAATCTAAGGAAAGCTTTGGTGATTTTTGCGATCGCGTTGGTTTTGATGCCATACGGGAATTTACTGCCACCTACGACCCGCTTTCAGCCAATGGTGCAAACAAATCACGCCACCGGGTGAATTTGAAAGAAGAGGTTTATAGCAAGTTGAAGGAAGTAGCCCAAAGCCAAGATAAGCCGATGACTCAGTTAGTGACTGAAGCGCTAGAGGCTTACTTCCAGAATCTTTCATAA
- a CDS encoding AMP-dependent synthetase/ligase: protein MSKTQTASSFLSNISEREREALKRLVDYTNVESLPEIWPLAAQRFGDVVALRSPHAKPEVVITYTQLAEQMQLFAAGLQALGVKVGDRISLISDNSPRWFIADQGIMTAGGVDAVRSSQAEKEELLFIIANSGSTAIVVEDLKTLKKLQDRLQDLPIQVVILLSDEAPPTDETLKVLNFAQLIEIGVNHNFVPVKQNRDALATLIYTSGTTGKPKGVMLSYNNLMHQVTTFGTVLQPNTGDIVLSILPSWHSYERTVEYYLLSQGCTQVYTNLRSVKGDLREFKPNYMVGVPRLWESIYEGVQKQFREQPANKQRLVNFLLGISEKYIKARRIVQGLSLNNLHTSAVERLTAKIQASALLPLHALGERLVYAKVREATGGQVKQMVSGGGALPKHIDNFFEIIGVQILQGYGLTETSPVTHVRRPWRNLIGASGLPLPATEAKIVDPETKAPLPVEKRGLLLLRGPQIMQGYYQNPEATAKAIDAEGWFDSGDLGWLTPQDDLVLTGRAKDTIVLTNGENIEPQPIEDACLRSPYIDQIMLIGQDQRSLGALIVPNVEALEKWAASQNLTLDRQNDQVTSSPSQKIDLESRMIQDLFRQELNREVQNRPGFRPDDRIGTFKLILEPFSIENGLMTQTLKVRRQVVTERYRDIIDGMFA, encoded by the coding sequence ATGTCAAAAACCCAAACTGCGTCTTCTTTTTTATCTAACATCAGTGAGCGAGAACGCGAGGCATTAAAGCGCTTGGTAGATTACACAAATGTGGAATCGCTGCCAGAAATTTGGCCTTTGGCAGCTCAACGATTTGGTGATGTTGTCGCCCTCCGCAGCCCTCATGCTAAACCAGAAGTAGTGATTACTTATACCCAGTTAGCAGAGCAAATGCAACTATTTGCTGCGGGGTTGCAGGCGTTGGGAGTAAAAGTTGGCGATCGCATTTCCTTAATTTCTGACAACAGTCCTCGCTGGTTTATTGCCGATCAAGGTATCATGACTGCTGGTGGAGTTGATGCAGTGCGTAGCTCTCAAGCCGAAAAAGAAGAACTGCTGTTTATTATTGCTAATAGTGGCAGCACAGCAATAGTTGTTGAGGATTTAAAGACATTAAAAAAACTACAAGACCGCCTTCAAGATTTACCAATTCAGGTAGTCATCTTACTTTCGGATGAAGCACCACCAACAGATGAAACCCTAAAGGTGCTGAACTTTGCACAGTTGATCGAAATTGGGGTAAATCATAATTTTGTGCCAGTCAAGCAAAATCGTGACGCACTGGCAACCCTGATTTACACCTCTGGCACCACAGGTAAACCCAAGGGTGTAATGCTGTCTTATAACAATTTGATGCACCAAGTGACAACCTTTGGCACAGTATTACAACCAAATACGGGTGATATCGTTCTCAGTATCCTACCTTCGTGGCACAGCTACGAGCGGACTGTTGAATATTACCTATTATCTCAAGGTTGCACGCAAGTTTATACTAACTTGCGTTCTGTCAAAGGTGATTTGAGAGAATTTAAACCCAACTATATGGTGGGTGTACCCCGCCTGTGGGAATCGATTTATGAAGGAGTTCAAAAGCAATTCCGCGAACAACCAGCGAATAAGCAACGCCTAGTTAACTTTTTATTGGGCATTAGCGAGAAATACATCAAAGCGCGGCGAATTGTTCAGGGATTGAGTTTAAATAATCTTCATACCTCAGCTGTCGAACGATTAACAGCTAAGATCCAAGCATCTGCTTTATTACCTCTCCATGCCTTGGGAGAACGACTGGTTTATGCCAAAGTGCGAGAAGCCACAGGAGGACAAGTTAAGCAGATGGTTAGCGGCGGCGGTGCGCTTCCCAAACACATAGATAACTTCTTTGAAATTATTGGTGTGCAGATTTTGCAAGGCTATGGTTTGACAGAAACTTCTCCTGTTACCCATGTGCGGCGTCCTTGGCGGAATTTGATTGGTGCATCAGGGCTACCACTTCCGGCTACAGAAGCTAAAATTGTAGATCCTGAGACAAAAGCGCCTTTGCCAGTAGAGAAGCGAGGCTTGTTATTGTTGAGGGGGCCACAGATTATGCAAGGCTATTACCAAAATCCCGAAGCGACAGCGAAAGCAATTGACGCCGAAGGTTGGTTTGATAGCGGCGATTTAGGTTGGCTGACACCACAAGACGACTTGGTGCTGACTGGCAGAGCAAAGGATACGATTGTATTGACTAATGGGGAAAACATCGAGCCGCAGCCGATCGAAGATGCGTGTTTGCGATCGCCATATATCGATCAAATTATGCTCATCGGTCAAGATCAGCGCAGCCTGGGAGCCTTAATTGTCCCCAATGTCGAAGCCCTAGAAAAATGGGCAGCAAGTCAGAATCTGACACTGGATAGGCAAAATGATCAGGTTACTTCTTCACCTAGTCAAAAAATTGACTTGGAGAGTAGAATGATCCAGGATTTATTTCGGCAAGAATTGAATCGGGAAGTGCAAAATCGTCCAGGCTTTCGACCGGATGACCGCATCGGGACATTCAAACTCATTCTGGAACCGTTTTCCATCGAAAATGGCTTGATGACACAAACACTGAAAGTTCGACGACAGGTCGTCACGGAACGCTATCGCGATATTATTGACGGCATGTTTGCCTGA
- a CDS encoding Uma2 family endonuclease yields MSQMLNTGVRWTTQDVELFAENEGTRYEIVDGELFMTRAPHFKHQQTCGKIFRQLDVWSESTGLGEAVINPGVLFSESDNVIPDVVWATKETLALTLDEAGHLTGAPDLVVEVLSASNEDLRRDKEAKLKLYSTRGVKEYWIADWRSRKLEVYRREQSQLNLVATLFSSDNISSPLLPGFSYTVNQFFPV; encoded by the coding sequence ATGAGTCAGATGCTTAATACAGGAGTACGCTGGACAACTCAAGATGTGGAACTCTTCGCAGAAAATGAAGGGACGCGCTACGAGATAGTTGATGGAGAATTATTTATGACCAGGGCACCTCACTTTAAACATCAGCAAACTTGTGGCAAGATTTTTCGACAACTTGATGTTTGGTCAGAGTCTACTGGTTTAGGAGAAGCTGTAATCAACCCCGGCGTTTTGTTTTCAGAATCAGATAATGTGATTCCTGATGTAGTTTGGGCTACTAAAGAAACCTTGGCGCTAACATTGGATGAAGCGGGACATTTAACTGGCGCACCAGATTTAGTAGTTGAAGTTTTGTCTGCTAGCAACGAAGACCTAAGACGAGATAAGGAAGCTAAACTTAAACTTTATTCTACTAGAGGAGTAAAAGAATATTGGATTGCTGATTGGCGATCGCGTAAACTAGAGGTCTATCGGCGCGAACAAAGTCAACTTAACTTGGTAGCAACTTTATTTAGTAGTGATAATATAAGTTCTCCGCTATTGCCTGGTTTTAGCTATACTGTAAACCAGTTTTTTCCTGTATAA
- a CDS encoding transposase — MRKLTDSDKQEILKLYRETAETTSTLADRYGVSNSTISRLLKSTLPEDEYEYLVSLKRAARTPEGRAQVSYEQLPLLIQPEPEIEVPPAESESQPLEVPKVEPQPRRVIHLEQELYSEETAESIAASRRVRRRPSASEKPKLRVTEKLETPEQKPLEIVSIPIPPLKNEHPGAAVIAQMLGEDLLDESEDLDDLEDDDLEDDDFEEEDFDDDDLDEQRPLVTKRRPGEASVQVLPLSVANLPKTCYLVIDRSSELITRPLKDFGDLGQIPSLETQQRTLPVFDNHRVAKRFSTKRDRVIKVPDSKMLHKARTHLQAKGITRLLIDGQVYSLSTL, encoded by the coding sequence GTGAGAAAATTAACAGACTCTGACAAGCAAGAAATTCTTAAGTTATATCGAGAGACTGCCGAAACAACCTCAACTTTGGCAGACCGCTATGGTGTGAGTAACTCGACAATTAGTCGCCTGCTCAAAAGCACTTTACCAGAAGATGAGTATGAATACTTGGTCTCCTTAAAGCGGGCTGCTAGAACTCCTGAGGGTAGGGCGCAGGTAAGCTACGAGCAGTTACCCCTGCTGATTCAACCAGAGCCTGAGATAGAAGTTCCACCCGCTGAAAGTGAAAGTCAACCCTTGGAGGTGCCAAAAGTAGAGCCACAGCCGCGTCGGGTAATTCATCTAGAGCAGGAACTTTACTCAGAGGAAACGGCGGAGTCAATCGCCGCTAGTAGACGGGTGCGGCGACGCCCCTCGGCGTCGGAAAAACCGAAGCTCCGAGTTACAGAGAAATTAGAAACTCCAGAGCAAAAGCCGCTGGAAATAGTTAGCATCCCTATCCCACCGCTAAAGAATGAACATCCAGGAGCGGCTGTCATAGCGCAGATGCTGGGCGAAGATTTGCTAGACGAATCGGAGGATTTGGATGATTTAGAAGATGATGATTTAGAAGATGATGACTTTGAGGAAGAAGACTTTGATGACGATGACCTGGATGAGCAAAGACCTTTAGTCACAAAACGAAGACCAGGTGAAGCATCAGTTCAAGTTTTACCTCTGTCGGTAGCCAATTTGCCTAAAACTTGCTATTTGGTGATTGACCGTTCCTCAGAATTAATTACCCGACCCCTCAAGGACTTTGGTGACTTGGGGCAAATTCCCAGCCTCGAAACCCAGCAAAGAACTTTGCCGGTGTTTGATAACCATCGTGTCGCCAAGCGCTTTTCTACTAAGCGCGATCGCGTGATTAAAGTTCCTGATAGTAAAATGCTTCATAAGGCTCGTACCCATCTTCAAGCCAAGGGCATTACACGACTGTTGATTGATGGCCAGGTCTACTCTTTATCTACACTTTAG
- a CDS encoding dihydrolipoamide acetyltransferase family protein yields the protein MSIHEVFMPALSSTMTEGKIVSWVKSPGDKVEKGETVVVVESDKADMDVETFYEGFLAHIIVEAGETAPVGSAIAFIAETEAEIEQAKSLANSSGVASIATSSPEPLPATASAATPALVSQNGSNHKEGRLVASPRARKLAKELKVDLTTLQGSGPHGRIVAEDIEALSNQGKQPATTPVAPPAPVPTSTPVAPPAPRTPAPIPAVAAVPGQIVPLTTFQNAVVRNMVATISVPVFRVGYTITTDGLDKLYKQIKSKGVTMTALLAKAVAVTLQKHPLLNASYSDQGIVYHSDINISVAVAMDDGGLITPVLQNADAVDIYSLSRTWKSLVDRARAKQLQPQEYNSGTFTLSNLGMFGVDKFDAILPPGQGSILAIGASRPQVVATADGLFGVRQQMQVNITSDHRIIYGAHAAAFLQDLAKLIETNPQSLTM from the coding sequence ATGAGCATTCACGAAGTATTTATGCCGGCGCTGAGTTCTACCATGACCGAAGGCAAAATCGTCTCCTGGGTGAAATCGCCAGGTGACAAAGTGGAAAAAGGCGAAACAGTGGTGGTTGTAGAGTCAGATAAGGCAGATATGGATGTAGAAACCTTTTATGAGGGATTTCTTGCTCATATCATAGTTGAAGCTGGTGAAACTGCCCCGGTAGGATCTGCGATCGCCTTTATTGCAGAAACGGAAGCTGAAATTGAACAGGCGAAATCTCTTGCCAATTCAAGCGGCGTGGCCTCTATTGCTACGTCATCTCCCGAACCACTCCCCGCCACAGCCTCAGCTGCAACACCTGCCTTAGTGTCTCAAAACGGGTCTAACCACAAAGAAGGAAGGCTTGTAGCTTCACCCCGTGCCCGCAAATTAGCCAAAGAACTCAAAGTTGATTTGACTACTCTCCAAGGCAGTGGTCCCCACGGCCGCATTGTCGCCGAAGATATAGAAGCATTGTCCAATCAGGGCAAGCAACCCGCTACTACCCCAGTTGCCCCACCAGCACCTGTACCAACCAGCACCCCAGTTGCACCCCCAGCACCTCGGACACCAGCACCGATACCAGCAGTAGCGGCTGTTCCTGGTCAAATCGTGCCTCTAACTACCTTCCAAAATGCCGTAGTGCGGAACATGGTAGCCACCATATCCGTGCCCGTCTTCCGCGTCGGTTATACAATTACCACCGATGGTTTAGACAAGCTTTATAAACAAATTAAATCCAAAGGCGTGACAATGACAGCGCTGCTGGCGAAAGCTGTCGCAGTAACCTTACAAAAACACCCATTGTTAAATGCTAGCTACTCAGACCAGGGCATTGTCTATCATTCTGATATCAACATTTCCGTAGCAGTAGCGATGGATGATGGCGGATTGATTACGCCTGTGCTGCAAAATGCCGACGCAGTGGATATATATTCTCTATCACGTACTTGGAAGTCTTTGGTAGACAGAGCTAGGGCAAAACAACTACAGCCCCAAGAATACAACAGTGGTACTTTTACCCTGTCAAATTTAGGGATGTTTGGCGTAGACAAATTTGATGCGATTTTACCGCCTGGACAAGGGTCAATTTTAGCGATCGGGGCATCCCGTCCGCAAGTGGTAGCAACAGCAGACGGTTTGTTTGGTGTGCGGCAACAAATGCAAGTTAATATTACTTCCGACCATCGGATTATTTACGGTGCCCATGCTGCGGCGTTCTTGCAAGATTTAGCGAAATTGATTGAGACGAATCCTCAATCTTTGACAATGTAG
- a CDS encoding ADP-ribosylglycohydrolase family protein, producing MLTAAKTLSGLMGLCVGDALGVPVEFTSRAERVKSPVTTMLGYGTWNQPPGTWSDDSSLSFCLAECLCRGYSLDAIANSFWRWYKEAYWTPRGDVFDIGQTTHTAIMRLKQGVIPHQAGGKVENSNGNGSLMRILPMAYCHRNLTLGELLPRVHDVSAITHAHARSQMACGIYISIAVALLEGADLQTAYLQALQDIQTIYTVREFLLEKPHFARVLSGEIAKLPVEEINSGGYVIDTLESSLWCLLNSSSYSEAVLKAVNLGGDTDTTAAVTGGLAGIYYGVENIPQKWMNQIARRQDIIYLAERFARAVYT from the coding sequence ATGCTAACCGCTGCAAAAACGTTGTCTGGTTTGATGGGTTTATGTGTCGGTGATGCGTTGGGTGTGCCAGTGGAGTTTACTAGCCGTGCTGAACGAGTGAAATCTCCAGTGACAACAATGCTGGGTTATGGCACATGGAATCAACCACCAGGAACTTGGTCAGATGACAGTTCGTTAAGCTTTTGCTTGGCAGAATGCCTTTGTAGAGGGTATTCGTTGGATGCTATAGCTAATTCCTTCTGGCGCTGGTACAAGGAGGCTTACTGGACTCCTCGTGGCGATGTCTTTGATATTGGTCAAACTACCCACACAGCAATTATGCGCCTGAAACAGGGAGTTATTCCCCATCAGGCGGGTGGCAAGGTTGAAAATAGTAATGGCAATGGTTCTTTAATGAGAATCTTGCCGATGGCTTATTGTCACAGAAACTTAACTTTAGGCGAATTGCTGCCGCGGGTGCATGATGTTTCGGCGATTACTCATGCCCATGCGCGATCGCAAATGGCCTGTGGCATTTATATTAGTATTGCAGTGGCGCTCTTGGAAGGGGCTGACCTACAAACAGCTTATTTACAAGCATTACAAGATATCCAAACAATTTATACTGTGCGGGAATTTTTGTTAGAGAAGCCCCATTTTGCCAGAGTTTTGAGTGGTGAGATTGCCAAGTTACCAGTGGAAGAGATTAATTCTGGTGGCTATGTGATTGATACCTTAGAGTCATCCCTGTGGTGTTTATTAAATAGCTCCTCTTATTCTGAAGCAGTACTGAAAGCTGTCAACTTAGGCGGGGATACTGATACTACTGCTGCTGTGACCGGTGGGTTAGCGGGAATTTACTACGGGGTGGAAAATATTCCTCAAAAATGGATGAACCAAATTGCTCGTAGACAAGACATTATCTACTTGGCAGAGCGTTTTGCAAGGGCTGTCTATACTTAG